A part of Pirellulales bacterium genomic DNA contains:
- a CDS encoding dihydrodipicolinate synthase family protein, with translation MTAAPKIEGIFVPHMVPLDNAGQIDETELRRYIDWLIAKGVHGLYPNGSTGEFTRFTAEERRRVVQIVCEQAAGRVLVLAGAAEANTRETIRACETYAGFGARAVAIVSPFYYRLGPESVYAYFREIALNSPIDVTLYNIPIFASPIDVPTIRRLAELPRIAGIKDSSGDLTFMMRMIAAVRPARPGFAFLTGWEALLVPSLLIGVDGGTHATAGVVPEVMCSLYDLTRSGRTEEAMKLQYRLLELFDAMLYSADFPEGFRAAVELRGIHLGPSRQPLSERQQSDRAAV, from the coding sequence GTGACCGCCGCACCAAAAATCGAGGGCATTTTCGTCCCGCACATGGTCCCGCTCGACAACGCCGGCCAGATCGACGAGACCGAGCTGCGGCGATACATCGACTGGCTCATCGCCAAGGGAGTCCACGGCCTGTACCCGAACGGCTCGACCGGCGAGTTCACGCGATTCACCGCGGAGGAACGGCGGCGCGTGGTGCAGATTGTGTGCGAGCAGGCGGCGGGCCGCGTGCTCGTCTTGGCCGGCGCGGCCGAGGCCAACACCCGCGAAACGATCCGAGCCTGCGAGACCTACGCCGGCTTCGGGGCGCGGGCGGTCGCCATTGTCTCGCCATTCTACTACCGGCTCGGCCCGGAATCGGTCTACGCCTACTTCCGCGAGATCGCCCTGAACAGCCCGATCGACGTGACGCTTTACAACATCCCGATATTCGCCAGCCCGATCGACGTGCCGACGATCCGCCGCCTGGCCGAGCTGCCGCGGATCGCGGGGATCAAAGATTCCTCCGGCGACTTGACCTTCATGATGCGGATGATCGCCGCGGTCCGGCCAGCGCGCCCCGGTTTTGCGTTCCTCACCGGCTGGGAAGCGCTCCTGGTTCCATCGCTATTGATCGGCGTGGATGGCGGCACGCACGCCACGGCCGGCGTCGTCCCCGAAGTGATGTGCTCGCTCTACGACCTGACCCGCTCTGGCCGGACCGAAGAGGCGATGAAGCTCCAATACCGCCTGCTCGAACTCTTCGACGCGATGCTCTACTCGGCCGACTTCCCCGAAGGCTTCCGCGCCGCAGTCGAACTCCGCGGCATCCACCTCGGCCCCAGCCGCCAACCGCTCAGCGAACGCCAGCAATCCGACCGCGCGGCGGT
- the nadD gene encoding nicotinate-nucleotide adenylyltransferase, producing the protein MRLGIYGGSFDPVHFGHLLLAECCREQCRLDQVWFVPAAVPPHKQRGAVASAAARVDMLKLATGGHEAFAVSTIETERGGVSYTVDTLESVRGQQPEAELFFLMGGDSLAEFGTWREPGRICKLAPPIVVRRAGAAEPDYAVLAPLVPADRLEAIRRLRVEMPVIDLSASDLRRRVAAGLSIRYRTPRSVEKYIEANGLYRAPATSP; encoded by the coding sequence ATGCGGCTCGGCATCTACGGCGGCAGTTTTGATCCGGTCCATTTCGGGCATCTGCTCCTCGCGGAATGCTGCCGGGAACAGTGCCGGCTCGATCAGGTCTGGTTCGTGCCGGCCGCGGTGCCGCCGCACAAGCAACGCGGCGCCGTCGCATCGGCCGCCGCCCGCGTCGATATGCTCAAACTGGCGACTGGCGGGCATGAGGCGTTCGCCGTCTCGACGATCGAAACGGAGCGCGGCGGCGTGAGCTACACGGTCGATACGCTCGAATCGGTCCGCGGGCAGCAGCCCGAGGCGGAACTCTTCTTCCTGATGGGTGGCGATTCACTCGCCGAATTCGGCACGTGGCGCGAGCCGGGCCGGATTTGCAAATTGGCGCCGCCGATCGTCGTCCGACGCGCCGGGGCCGCCGAGCCCGATTACGCGGTCCTCGCTCCGCTCGTGCCGGCCGACCGCCTCGAAGCCATCCGCCGGCTACGCGTCGAGATGCCAGTCATCGACTTGAGCGCGAGCGACCTCCGCCGGCGCGTTGCCGCCGGCCTGAGCATCCGTTACCGCACTCCTCGATCCGTGGAGAAATACATCGAGGCGAACGGCCTCTACCGCGCGCCGGCAACAAGCCCGTAG
- the priA gene encoding primosomal protein N', translating to MPQQNLFEIEPVAAWEDDDARERLVASVIFPSAPDRPFDYLVPDDMRDRLTGGMRVRAPFGRGNRAVVGYCVRLTNQADVRRKLKPLADVIDRQSLLSPAMLRLTEWMAGRYLSTWGQALETVLPAAVRERAGTRRVKLISLAPDAAGRIGELKLSEKQAAIVRFLSERGAPVTPKELTTALNCTAAPIGTLQRKGIVTVESRIAAPDEARDPPAPREPNHVLNDDQRLALEAMLAAIHSGRQETLLVHGVTGSGKTEVYIQAIQEVVRFGRQAIVLVPEISLTPQTRERFRARFDQVAVLHSHLREAERHLHWQRIARGEVSVVVGARSAAFAPIPNLGLIVMDEEHESTFKQETTPRYHAREVALWRAKSEGIPLILGSATPSLESWYRAQQGEFRLIEMPRRVFDRPMPLVGTIDLRDEFHNRRTRGAVGRQMHQAIDAALRDGGQVILLLNRRGFSTHIQCPKCGMVVRCPNCELALTHHRQGELAICHYCDYRTAAPRECPECSFPGIQYAGVGTQKLEAEIASRFPQARILRMDTDTMQSHGAHAKALDAFRDGKVDILLGTQMIAKGLDFPRVTLVGVINADTALHLPDFRAAERTFQLVTQVAGRTGRGEHGGRVLVQTFSPDHPAIRAAVRHDYPMFARQELPIREALLYPPYSEMVRIIVRGPDGKATKEFAAELAERFKVELGQVATAWRMLGPAPAPIAKLRGLQRFHVQLQATDGEKLRAVVRDVMSAAPRNGPIQWTADVDPLDMM from the coding sequence ATGCCACAGCAGAATTTGTTCGAGATCGAGCCGGTCGCCGCTTGGGAAGATGACGATGCGCGCGAGCGGTTGGTGGCGAGCGTCATTTTTCCGAGCGCTCCGGATCGCCCGTTTGATTACCTGGTGCCGGACGATATGCGCGATCGCCTGACCGGCGGAATGCGGGTGCGGGCGCCGTTTGGCCGCGGGAATCGCGCGGTTGTCGGCTATTGCGTCCGGTTGACCAATCAGGCCGACGTGCGGCGGAAGTTGAAACCGCTCGCGGACGTGATCGACCGCCAGAGTTTGCTTTCGCCGGCGATGCTTCGCCTCACGGAATGGATGGCCGGCCGGTATCTTTCGACCTGGGGACAAGCGTTGGAAACGGTGCTTCCGGCCGCGGTTCGCGAAAGAGCCGGCACGCGGCGCGTGAAGCTGATCTCGCTCGCGCCGGACGCCGCTGGTCGGATCGGTGAATTGAAGTTGTCGGAAAAACAGGCCGCGATCGTGCGATTTCTCTCCGAGCGCGGCGCGCCGGTCACTCCGAAGGAACTAACCACAGCGCTCAACTGCACCGCCGCCCCGATTGGCACGCTCCAGCGGAAAGGAATCGTCACCGTCGAATCGCGAATCGCCGCGCCCGACGAAGCGCGCGATCCGCCCGCGCCGCGCGAACCGAACCACGTGCTCAACGACGATCAGCGCCTGGCGCTCGAAGCGATGCTCGCGGCGATCCATTCCGGCCGGCAGGAAACGCTCCTCGTGCATGGCGTCACCGGGAGCGGTAAGACCGAGGTTTACATCCAGGCGATTCAAGAGGTCGTGCGTTTTGGCCGGCAGGCGATCGTGCTCGTACCGGAAATCAGCCTCACTCCGCAAACTCGCGAGCGGTTCCGCGCCCGCTTCGACCAGGTTGCGGTGTTGCACAGCCATCTGCGCGAGGCCGAGCGGCATTTGCATTGGCAGCGAATCGCGCGCGGAGAAGTGTCGGTGGTCGTCGGCGCGCGGAGCGCCGCCTTCGCGCCGATCCCGAACCTCGGCCTGATCGTCATGGACGAAGAGCACGAATCGACCTTCAAGCAGGAAACCACTCCGCGTTACCATGCCCGCGAAGTGGCCCTCTGGCGGGCGAAATCGGAAGGGATTCCGCTGATTCTCGGTTCGGCCACCCCGTCGCTCGAAAGCTGGTATCGAGCTCAGCAGGGGGAATTCCGGCTGATCGAGATGCCGCGGCGGGTGTTCGATCGGCCGATGCCGCTGGTGGGCACGATCGATCTCCGCGACGAGTTTCACAATCGGCGCACGCGCGGAGCGGTCGGCCGGCAGATGCACCAGGCGATCGACGCGGCCTTGCGCGACGGCGGCCAGGTGATCCTGCTGCTCAATCGCCGCGGCTTCTCGACGCACATCCAGTGCCCCAAGTGCGGCATGGTGGTCCGCTGCCCAAATTGCGAATTGGCGCTCACGCATCATCGCCAGGGAGAGTTGGCGATTTGCCACTACTGCGATTATCGCACGGCCGCACCGCGCGAATGCCCCGAGTGCAGTTTTCCAGGGATTCAATACGCGGGCGTGGGGACTCAAAAGCTCGAGGCGGAGATTGCTTCCCGGTTCCCGCAGGCGCGTATTCTGCGGATGGACACCGACACCATGCAGTCGCACGGCGCTCATGCCAAGGCGCTCGACGCCTTCCGCGATGGCAAGGTAGATATTCTGCTCGGCACGCAGATGATCGCCAAGGGGCTCGATTTTCCGCGCGTGACGCTCGTCGGCGTGATCAACGCCGACACGGCGCTGCACCTGCCGGACTTTCGCGCGGCCGAGCGGACATTTCAACTCGTCACGCAGGTGGCTGGCCGCACTGGCCGCGGCGAGCATGGCGGCCGGGTGCTCGTGCAAACCTTCAGCCCCGATCATCCGGCGATTAGGGCGGCCGTGCGACACGATTACCCGATGTTCGCCCGGCAGGAGTTGCCGATCCGCGAAGCGCTCTTATATCCGCCCTACTCGGAAATGGTTCGGATCATCGTCCGCGGGCCGGATGGCAAGGCGACCAAGGAATTTGCCGCCGAGCTGGCCGAGCGATTCAAAGTCGAGTTGGGCCAGGTAGCCACCGCGTGGCGGATGCTCGGGCCAGCGCCGGCCCCGATCGCGAAGCTCCGCGGCCTGCAACGATTTCACGTTCAACTTCAAGCAACCGACGGCGAAAAACTCCGCGCAGTCGTTCGCGATGTAATGTCTGCCGCCCCGCGGAATGGCCCGATTCAATGGACCGCCGACGTCGATCCGCTGGATATGATGTGA
- a CDS encoding VOC family protein, whose amino-acid sequence MTHVTGILETALYIGDLVRSVRFYQELFGFEQIEGDERFRALDVAGRQVLLLFREGASTSGAKTSGGFIPPHDGHGHLHLAFSINADDWDAWLARLADQNIAVESRVDWPRGGRSIYFRDPDGHLVELITPGCWKTY is encoded by the coding sequence ATGACTCATGTCACGGGAATCTTGGAAACGGCGTTGTACATAGGCGATCTGGTCCGCTCCGTTCGGTTCTATCAAGAACTGTTCGGTTTCGAGCAGATCGAAGGGGACGAGCGATTCCGTGCGCTGGATGTCGCCGGGCGGCAAGTGCTGTTGCTATTCCGCGAGGGCGCCTCGACGAGTGGGGCGAAGACCTCCGGCGGATTCATCCCGCCCCACGACGGCCACGGCCATTTGCACCTGGCGTTTTCGATCAATGCCGACGATTGGGATGCCTGGCTAGCGCGCTTGGCGGACCAGAACATCGCCGTCGAAAGCCGCGTCGATTGGCCCCGCGGCGGCCGAAGCATCTACTTCCGTGACCCCGACGGCCATTTGGTCGAACTCATCACGCCGGGGTGTTGGAAGACTTATTGA
- a CDS encoding nucleotidyltransferase domain-containing protein, with protein MPRSRTNDHSKTKTVKRAVLRDIVRRVVDVAQPEKIILFGSAARGSMGPNSDVDLLVIKRGRFDRGQLVERIYLGMHGAAEAVDVIVVTPEEVERYRDEFCLVIYPALREGKVVYAAKATAAK; from the coding sequence ATGCCTCGCTCCCGCACTAACGACCATTCCAAAACGAAAACGGTGAAACGGGCGGTCCTCCGCGACATTGTCCGGCGAGTCGTTGATGTTGCGCAACCCGAGAAGATTATTCTGTTCGGCTCGGCTGCGCGGGGATCGATGGGACCGAACAGCGACGTCGATCTATTGGTGATCAAGCGCGGGCGATTCGATCGCGGCCAGCTCGTCGAGAGAATCTACCTCGGTATGCATGGGGCGGCCGAAGCGGTTGACGTCATCGTCGTCACCCCAGAAGAGGTTGAGCGCTATCGGGACGAATTCTGTCTAGTGATCTATCCGGCATTGAGGGAAGGCAAAGTCGTGTATGCCGCGAAAGCGACTGCGGCCAAATGA
- the glgX gene encoding glycogen debranching protein GlgX translates to MDGTVLKAAPHPHPALQFTYPLPYGAILHEGGVQFVVFSRSATAMRLLLYNHQDDPEPAEVIPFDRDTDRWGDVWSIYIPGVSPGQLYHFQADGPFDPERGQRFNGRARLIDPYARALAGRFLPSPDGVVRPPKCVVIDDHFDWQDDRHLRRNLSDSVIYELHVRGFTRDATSGVDHPGTYLGVIEKIPYLKSLGVTAVELMPVHDFPMQSPHGHELARPNYWGYDPLAFFAPHHGYSASSEPGAQVVEFKQMVQALHCAGIEVIIDVVFNHTAEGNELGPTLSFKGLENRVYYMLGNGGSYYRNYSGCGNTINGNHPIVRELIFLCLRHWVHNFHIDGFRFDLASILSRDRNGDLVPNPPLVERIAEDPLLADTKIIAEAWDAAGAYQVGSFGKLRWSEWNGQFRDEIRRYWRGESFMTGHLATRIAGSADLYQAGGRQPYHSINFITSHDGFPVNDLVSYSRKHNEENGEGNRDGDDNNYSDNYGIEGPTRRRNIELLRERQVKNLLATLLLSQGVPMMLSGDEFRRTQRGNNNAYCQDNPTSWFDWKLIEKHADLVRFVTGLIAMRRANPTLRRKDFLRGEPTRPGEFPDVSWFSAEGTAMIWERNDPSLICVFGAPGKPEDARNPGRHVMLLFHAGPNPRTFTIPSLVRGIAWRQFIDTAAAPPNDICPQLDGPVAPATSMLELEGRSLVCFVSTG, encoded by the coding sequence ATGGATGGAACCGTGCTCAAAGCCGCCCCTCACCCGCATCCGGCGTTGCAGTTTACCTATCCGCTTCCCTACGGCGCGATTCTCCACGAAGGTGGGGTCCAATTCGTCGTGTTCAGCCGTTCGGCGACCGCCATGCGGCTGCTGCTTTACAACCACCAAGATGATCCAGAGCCGGCCGAGGTGATCCCGTTCGATCGCGACACCGACCGCTGGGGAGACGTTTGGAGCATCTATATTCCGGGCGTCTCGCCGGGGCAACTCTACCATTTTCAGGCCGACGGGCCATTTGACCCCGAACGCGGGCAGCGCTTTAACGGTCGCGCGCGGCTGATCGATCCTTACGCTCGCGCGCTGGCGGGCCGGTTCCTGCCATCGCCCGACGGCGTCGTCCGCCCGCCGAAATGCGTCGTGATCGACGATCACTTCGATTGGCAGGATGATCGGCATTTGCGCCGCAACCTGTCGGACAGTGTGATTTACGAATTGCACGTCCGCGGCTTCACCCGCGACGCGACTAGCGGCGTCGATCATCCGGGAACTTATCTCGGCGTGATCGAAAAAATCCCTTATCTCAAATCGCTGGGAGTGACGGCGGTCGAATTGATGCCGGTGCACGACTTCCCGATGCAAAGTCCGCACGGGCACGAATTGGCCCGGCCGAACTATTGGGGCTACGATCCGCTGGCGTTCTTCGCGCCGCATCATGGGTATTCCGCCAGCAGCGAGCCAGGCGCGCAGGTGGTCGAGTTCAAGCAGATGGTGCAGGCGCTGCACTGCGCCGGGATCGAGGTGATCATCGATGTCGTGTTCAACCACACGGCCGAAGGGAACGAACTCGGTCCGACGCTGAGCTTCAAGGGGCTCGAAAACCGCGTCTACTACATGCTCGGCAACGGCGGCAGCTATTATCGAAACTATTCCGGCTGCGGCAACACGATCAACGGCAATCACCCGATCGTTCGCGAGCTGATCTTTCTCTGCCTGCGGCACTGGGTGCACAACTTTCACATCGACGGCTTCCGCTTCGATCTGGCTTCGATCTTGAGCCGCGATCGGAACGGCGACCTCGTGCCCAATCCGCCGCTGGTCGAGCGGATCGCCGAAGACCCCCTCCTGGCCGACACGAAGATCATCGCCGAGGCCTGGGACGCCGCCGGCGCCTATCAAGTCGGTTCGTTCGGCAAGCTGCGGTGGTCGGAATGGAACGGCCAGTTTCGCGACGAGATCCGCCGCTATTGGCGCGGCGAGTCGTTCATGACGGGCCACCTGGCCACGCGGATCGCCGGCTCGGCCGACCTTTATCAAGCCGGTGGCCGGCAGCCGTATCACAGCATCAATTTCATCACCTCGCACGACGGCTTTCCGGTGAACGATCTGGTAAGCTATTCCCGAAAGCACAACGAGGAAAACGGCGAAGGAAACCGCGACGGCGACGACAACAACTACAGCGACAACTATGGGATCGAGGGCCCGACGCGCCGCCGCAACATCGAGCTACTCCGCGAGCGGCAGGTCAAGAACCTTCTGGCTACGCTGCTCCTCAGTCAAGGCGTGCCGATGATGCTCTCGGGCGACGAATTCCGCCGCACGCAGCGCGGCAATAACAACGCCTATTGCCAAGACAATCCAACCTCGTGGTTCGATTGGAAGCTGATCGAGAAACACGCCGATCTGGTCCGGTTTGTCACTGGATTGATCGCGATGCGGCGGGCGAATCCGACATTGCGCCGCAAAGATTTCCTCCGCGGCGAGCCGACCCGGCCGGGGGAATTCCCCGACGTGAGCTGGTTTAGCGCCGAAGGGACGGCGATGATCTGGGAGCGGAACGATCCGAGCTTGATCTGCGTATTCGGCGCGCCCGGGAAGCCAGAAGACGCCCGCAACCCGGGCCGGCACGTGATGCTCCTGTTCCACGCCGGGCCAAATCCGCGCACCTTCACGATCCCATCACTAGTCCGCGGCATCGCCTGGCGGCAATTCATCGACACCGCCGCCGCCCCGCCGAACGACATTTGTCCGCAACTAGATGGCCCGGTTGCGCCCGCAACCTCCATGCTCGAACTCGAAGGCCGCTCGCTAGTTTGCTTCGTGTCGACGGGATGA
- a CDS encoding DUF4142 domain-containing protein — protein MQQCSQQEIDLANFALKHTQNEEVRKFAQKAIEDHTNLDNQLQRFTSAEGRGQPGNQTSAQPGTSAAAQPGTETVGQPGTQPGAPASTEPGSKANEFEKIRQEIGNQVVQSIERELGQYQGSDFDRAYVGQQFWAHVVFIASATAGGNHVSPDLKQVVDQGTKTAQMHLDDCRKLIRDLSANVARSAGTTER, from the coding sequence ATGCAGCAATGCAGCCAGCAAGAAATCGACCTCGCCAACTTCGCCTTGAAGCATACTCAGAATGAGGAGGTGCGCAAGTTTGCCCAGAAGGCCATCGAAGACCATACGAATCTGGACAATCAATTGCAGCGCTTCACCAGCGCGGAAGGCCGCGGGCAACCCGGCAATCAGACAAGCGCTCAGCCGGGCACTTCTGCTGCCGCGCAGCCGGGCACCGAAACCGTCGGTCAACCTGGAACTCAGCCGGGCGCCCCAGCGAGCACCGAGCCGGGATCGAAGGCGAACGAATTTGAAAAGATTCGCCAGGAGATTGGCAACCAAGTCGTCCAGAGCATCGAACGTGAACTCGGTCAGTATCAGGGAAGCGATTTTGACCGCGCTTATGTTGGCCAGCAATTCTGGGCTCACGTGGTGTTCATCGCCTCGGCAACGGCCGGGGGAAACCACGTCTCGCCAGACCTGAAGCAAGTCGTCGACCAAGGGACCAAAACGGCTCAGATGCATCTCGACGACTGCCGCAAGCTGATTCGAGATCTTTCGGCCAACGTGGCCCGAAGCGCGGGAACGACCGAGCGGTGA
- a CDS encoding arylsulfatase, producing the protein MKDSNYKKRVEPKHLAADAPNILIILMDDVGPGQASTYGGEINTPTLTRVARMGISYNRFHSTAMCSPTRAALLTGRNHTRVCNGQIAELANDFDGFSGSIPKSAATVAEVLKDYGYNTAAWGKWHNTPAQLTTSKGPFDYWPTGYGFEYFYGFLAGEASQYEPRLVRNTTVLDPHTYEHPGYHLSDDIATDAIKWLREQQAFTPDKPFFMYWAPGAAHGPHQVPKEWADKYKGKFDDGWDKYRERVFISAKAKGWIPQNAQDTPRAKTMASWDSIPEAEKPFQRRLMEVYAGFAEHADYHAGRVIDEIEKEGKLNNTLIFYIWGDNGASAEGQDGTISELLAQNGIPSTIQQHIKALNELGGLEALGSAKTENMYHAGWAWAGGTPYKSTKLVAAHFGGTRQPMAVSWPAKIKHDDTPRPQFHHVIDIVPTIYDVVGITPPRVVNGIDQMSMDGVSMAYTFADAKAKGRKTTQFFDIMGSRGVYHDGWYACTFGPRIPWVSGLPKGIATWNPENDVWELYNLDDDWSQADDLAEKMPERVAYMKNLFLIESAKNQNLPIGGGLWTAVFHPEDAPSTPYTEWTFSGPIVGMPEFAAPKLGKLDNTVSMKVEVPANANGVLYALGGFSGGLSCYVKDGVLCYEYNLFEIDRTHIKAKSKLPAGKVRIEVESKLAAPHRGAPLDVTLKVDGKVVAQGRVPITAALAFTANDCLDIGSDLGSPVSIDYFDQAPFAFNGKIVTTKIMYPKK; encoded by the coding sequence ATGAAGGACTCGAACTACAAGAAGCGCGTTGAGCCAAAGCACCTGGCTGCGGATGCGCCCAACATTCTCATCATCCTCATGGACGATGTCGGCCCGGGACAGGCCTCGACGTATGGCGGCGAAATCAACACGCCGACGCTCACCCGCGTCGCGCGGATGGGCATCTCCTACAACCGTTTTCACTCCACGGCGATGTGCTCTCCCACGCGCGCGGCGCTTCTCACGGGGCGCAATCACACGCGCGTCTGCAATGGCCAGATTGCCGAACTGGCCAACGACTTTGACGGTTTTAGCGGCAGCATCCCGAAGTCGGCGGCGACCGTGGCCGAAGTGCTCAAGGATTATGGCTACAACACCGCGGCCTGGGGCAAATGGCACAACACGCCCGCCCAATTGACGACATCGAAAGGCCCATTCGATTACTGGCCCACCGGCTATGGCTTCGAGTATTTCTACGGCTTCCTTGCGGGAGAGGCGTCGCAGTACGAGCCGCGTCTGGTGCGAAACACTACCGTGTTGGACCCGCACACATATGAGCACCCGGGTTATCATCTCTCCGACGACATTGCCACCGACGCCATCAAATGGCTGCGCGAACAGCAGGCCTTCACGCCCGACAAGCCGTTCTTCATGTATTGGGCTCCGGGGGCGGCGCACGGCCCACACCAAGTCCCTAAGGAGTGGGCCGACAAATACAAGGGCAAGTTCGACGACGGCTGGGACAAATATCGCGAGCGCGTCTTCATCAGTGCCAAGGCGAAGGGTTGGATTCCGCAGAATGCGCAGGACACTCCGCGCGCCAAGACAATGGCTTCCTGGGACTCCATTCCCGAAGCGGAAAAGCCTTTCCAGCGCCGCCTGATGGAAGTCTACGCTGGCTTTGCCGAACACGCCGACTACCATGCCGGCCGCGTCATTGATGAAATCGAAAAGGAAGGGAAACTGAACAACACGCTCATCTTCTACATCTGGGGCGACAACGGCGCGTCGGCTGAAGGTCAGGACGGCACGATCTCCGAACTGCTCGCACAGAACGGTATTCCAAGCACGATTCAGCAGCATATCAAGGCGCTGAACGAACTTGGCGGGCTCGAAGCGCTCGGCTCGGCGAAGACCGAAAACATGTACCACGCCGGGTGGGCCTGGGCCGGTGGCACGCCTTACAAGTCCACCAAACTCGTCGCCGCGCATTTCGGTGGCACGCGCCAGCCGATGGCCGTTTCGTGGCCGGCAAAGATCAAGCACGACGACACTCCGCGCCCGCAGTTCCATCATGTCATCGATATCGTGCCGACGATCTACGATGTGGTGGGCATTACCCCACCGCGCGTGGTCAATGGAATCGATCAAATGTCAATGGATGGCGTCAGCATGGCCTACACTTTCGCCGATGCGAAAGCCAAGGGCCGCAAGACGACGCAGTTCTTCGACATCATGGGCAGCCGTGGCGTCTATCACGACGGTTGGTATGCCTGCACTTTCGGACCGCGCATTCCGTGGGTGTCGGGATTGCCCAAGGGCATCGCCACCTGGAACCCGGAGAACGACGTGTGGGAGCTTTACAACCTCGATGACGACTGGTCGCAAGCGGACGACCTCGCCGAGAAGATGCCGGAGCGGGTCGCCTACATGAAGAACCTCTTCCTAATTGAGTCGGCGAAGAACCAGAATTTGCCCATCGGCGGCGGTCTGTGGACGGCAGTGTTTCATCCGGAAGACGCGCCCTCCACACCCTATACCGAATGGACGTTCAGCGGACCGATCGTTGGGATGCCGGAGTTCGCCGCGCCGAAGCTCGGGAAACTCGACAACACCGTCAGCATGAAAGTCGAGGTGCCCGCGAACGCCAACGGAGTGCTCTACGCCCTCGGCGGATTTTCCGGCGGCCTGTCCTGCTACGTGAAGGACGGCGTGCTGTGCTACGAATACAATCTGTTCGAGATTGACCGGACGCATATCAAGGCGAAAAGCAAGCTGCCGGCTGGCAAGGTGCGGATTGAAGTCGAGTCGAAGCTCGCCGCGCCACACCGAGGCGCCCCGCTGGACGTGACGCTGAAGGTGGATGGCAAGGTCGTGGCGCAAGGTCGGGTGCCGATCACGGCCGCTCTCGCCTTCACCGCCAACGACTGCCTCGACATCGGCAGCGACCTTGGCTCGCCTGTGTCGATCGACTATTTCGACCAGGCGCCGTTCGCCTTCAATGGGAAGATCGTCACGACGAAGATCATGTATCCAAAAAAATAG
- a CDS encoding dienelactone hydrolase family protein, translating to MHDDARSFLTKSDFSRREFVVTTLATGFALAVQPISAETITTDSAGLEAGEVKIPVPDGQIPAYRAMPNKGGPFPVVLVVQEIFGVHEHIKDLCRRLAKLGYLSIAPELYARQGDVSKVSDFQKIIKDVVSKVPDAQVMSDLDSAVAWAKESGKGDVGKLAITGFCWGGRIVWLYAAHNPNLKAGAAWYGRLVGQADDLHPKNPIDMAGSLKAPVLGLYGGKDKGITADSIEKMRSALKESKEPTEIHVYPDADHGFNADYRPSYNQAAAQDGWQRMLEWFKKYGAA from the coding sequence ATGCACGACGACGCACGTAGCTTTTTGACGAAGAGTGATTTCTCGCGACGCGAATTCGTGGTTACGACGCTGGCCACCGGCTTTGCCCTGGCGGTGCAGCCGATTTCGGCCGAGACCATCACAACCGATTCGGCCGGTCTCGAAGCGGGCGAGGTGAAAATCCCGGTCCCGGATGGACAAATCCCGGCTTATCGGGCGATGCCAAATAAGGGAGGTCCGTTTCCCGTCGTGCTCGTCGTGCAGGAAATCTTCGGCGTCCATGAGCATATCAAGGATCTTTGCCGCCGACTGGCAAAACTCGGCTATTTGTCAATCGCGCCGGAGTTGTATGCGCGGCAGGGAGACGTATCGAAGGTCAGCGACTTTCAGAAGATCATCAAGGACGTGGTTTCCAAAGTGCCCGATGCGCAGGTCATGTCCGATCTCGATTCGGCGGTGGCATGGGCCAAGGAGTCCGGCAAGGGCGACGTCGGCAAGTTAGCGATCACGGGGTTTTGTTGGGGCGGGCGAATCGTGTGGCTCTATGCCGCCCATAATCCGAACCTCAAGGCCGGCGCAGCTTGGTACGGCCGGCTTGTCGGGCAAGCCGACGACCTCCACCCGAAGAACCCGATCGATATGGCTGGGTCGCTCAAGGCGCCCGTGCTCGGCCTGTACGGCGGCAAGGACAAGGGCATCACCGCCGACAGCATCGAGAAGATGCGCTCGGCGCTGAAGGAGTCGAAGGAGCCGACGGAAATCCACGTCTATCCGGACGCTGACCACGGCTTCAACGCCGATTATCGCCCTAGCTACAACCAAGCGGCTGCCCAAGACGGCTGGCAGCGAATGCTCGAATGGTTCAAGAAATACGGGGCGGCCTAG